A genomic region of Catalinimonas niigatensis contains the following coding sequences:
- a CDS encoding FtsW/RodA/SpoVE family cell cycle protein: MIRIWAKRYLQGDPVIWMVVLLLSAGGILIVYSTTSTLAYRLQEGNTEYYLFKHVALLIISLMVMYVVHKANYRIFARISTLALWLSVPLLLFTWMYGDTINQASRWLTIPIVNQAFQPSDLAKLALITHLAGMLSRRQQAIQNFRATLIPVLCWCGSICALIALSNISTAGMLFATCMLLMFIGRVPVKYLLLLGLIGGLFVSTALLLGQRAETARTRIENFIDKKEVPFQAVQSYIAIATGGVKGKGWGNSDQRNILPHSYSDFVFAIIVEEYGLVGGVVVIFLYLTLLYRGMQAVSKSDRAFGGLLSAGLSFAIVIQAMINMGVAVGLGPVTGLPLPLVSMGGTSLLFTGVALGIILSTSKQKEEPEEVKYQHA, translated from the coding sequence ATGATCAGAATTTGGGCAAAACGATATCTACAGGGAGACCCGGTGATCTGGATGGTAGTATTACTGCTTTCGGCCGGAGGTATATTGATTGTATACAGTACTACCAGCACATTGGCATACCGCCTGCAGGAAGGGAATACCGAGTACTATCTCTTCAAGCATGTAGCATTGCTGATCATTAGCCTGATGGTAATGTATGTAGTGCATAAAGCCAATTACCGGATATTTGCCCGTATATCAACCCTTGCATTGTGGCTGTCGGTACCATTGCTATTGTTTACCTGGATGTATGGCGACACCATCAATCAGGCTTCCCGCTGGCTTACCATACCTATCGTAAATCAGGCTTTTCAACCTTCGGATTTAGCCAAGCTGGCACTGATTACCCATTTGGCAGGTATGTTGTCACGTAGGCAGCAGGCCATCCAAAATTTTCGTGCCACCTTAATTCCGGTACTTTGCTGGTGTGGAAGTATCTGCGCCCTCATCGCACTATCCAATATATCTACTGCGGGTATGCTGTTTGCTACCTGTATGCTGCTGATGTTTATTGGAAGAGTCCCAGTAAAGTATCTGCTTTTGCTGGGACTGATTGGAGGCTTATTTGTAAGTACAGCGCTTTTGTTAGGACAGCGTGCAGAAACTGCCCGTACCCGTATAGAAAATTTTATTGACAAAAAAGAGGTGCCTTTCCAGGCTGTACAATCATATATTGCCATTGCTACCGGAGGGGTGAAGGGCAAAGGATGGGGTAATAGCGATCAGCGTAATATTCTACCACATTCTTATTCAGACTTTGTCTTTGCCATTATTGTAGAAGAGTATGGTTTAGTAGGGGGAGTTGTAGTGATTTTTTTGTATTTAACCTTACTATACCGGGGGATGCAGGCAGTTTCCAAAAGCGACAGAGCTTTTGGAGGCCTGCTATCTGCCGGGCTCAGCTTTGCCATCGTCATACAGGCGATGATCAATATGGGGGTAGCAGTGGGTTTGGGGCCGGTCACCGGATTACCTTTGCCTTTGGTAAGTATGGGAGGAACATCTCTGCTGTTTACCGGAGTAGCTCTAGGAATTATCCTCAGTACCAGCAAGCAAAAAGAAGAACCGGAAGAAGTAAAATATCAGCATGCCTAA
- the murG gene encoding undecaprenyldiphospho-muramoylpentapeptide beta-N-acetylglucosaminyltransferase yields MEAVQKPYRIIISGGGTGGHIYPAIAIAHALQDLYSDTEILFVGAKGRMEMQKVPEAGYKIIGLWISGIQRKLTLDNLAFPLKVTSSLIGSLKILSDFRPNAVVGVGGFASGPLLYTASWKNIPSLLQEQNSYAGLTNKLLAGKVKKVCVAQEGMEQFFPKEKIVFTGNPVRKDIVALAAQGLESKRDEAFKYFDLDPKKKTLLVVGGSLGARTLNESMIAGVGKLVAKEIQVIWQCGKFYHEEMRAKLTAMDQKQGIRLNEFLNRMDLAYAAADVVVSRAGALAISELALVKKPTIFVPSPNVAEDHQRKNAETLVKQDAALMVMDRDAPAQLIDVALGLLQDEQQQKALSEHFAKLARPQAAEHIAKEVISLIQQKR; encoded by the coding sequence ATGGAAGCAGTACAAAAACCATATCGCATCATCATCAGTGGCGGAGGCACCGGAGGACATATCTATCCGGCTATCGCCATTGCGCATGCGCTACAGGATTTGTATTCTGATACTGAAATTCTTTTTGTAGGTGCTAAGGGACGTATGGAAATGCAGAAAGTACCGGAAGCAGGCTACAAAATCATCGGCCTTTGGATTAGCGGCATCCAGCGTAAGCTTACGCTGGATAACCTGGCTTTTCCACTTAAGGTAACTTCCAGCCTCATCGGTTCTTTGAAGATACTTTCGGATTTTCGTCCCAATGCTGTAGTAGGCGTTGGTGGCTTTGCCAGTGGTCCACTGCTGTATACAGCAAGTTGGAAAAATATTCCTTCGCTTTTACAGGAGCAAAACTCCTATGCCGGACTCACCAATAAGTTGCTGGCGGGTAAGGTGAAAAAAGTCTGTGTGGCACAGGAAGGTATGGAACAATTTTTTCCTAAAGAAAAGATCGTCTTTACCGGGAACCCGGTAAGAAAAGATATTGTAGCGCTGGCAGCGCAAGGGTTAGAAAGTAAGCGGGATGAGGCGTTCAAATATTTTGACCTTGATCCTAAAAAGAAAACCCTGCTGGTCGTAGGGGGTAGTCTGGGAGCAAGGACTTTGAATGAAAGTATGATCGCCGGTGTCGGCAAACTGGTAGCCAAAGAAATTCAGGTAATCTGGCAGTGTGGCAAGTTTTATCATGAAGAGATGAGAGCCAAACTCACTGCCATGGACCAAAAACAGGGCATCAGGCTGAACGAGTTTCTGAACCGTATGGATCTGGCTTATGCTGCTGCGGATGTAGTCGTTTCCAGAGCAGGGGCTTTGGCCATCTCAGAACTGGCGCTGGTAAAAAAACCTACCATCTTTGTGCCTTCTCCCAATGTGGCGGAAGATCACCAGCGTAAGAACGCTGAAACTCTGGTAAAGCAGGATGCCGCATTGATGGTTATGGATCGGGATGCTCCGGCGCAGTTGATAGATGTAGCACTGGGCCTGTTGCAGGACGAGCAGCAGCAAAAAGCGTTGTCAGAGCATTTCGCAAAGTTGGCCCGGCCGCAGGCCGCTGAGCATATTGCCAAGGAAGTGATCAGTCTTATTCAACAAAAAAGATAA